The following coding sequences lie in one Arachis ipaensis cultivar K30076 chromosome B03, Araip1.1, whole genome shotgun sequence genomic window:
- the LOC107634337 gene encoding uncharacterized protein LOC107634337, which yields MDRKEENEFDQKHAYKQALPFCIVKIFPKDSFRMNNCKEVLSLFLEKDDEQSFQISEKIRNKVLGREKLFQRINDSKDSIEYINRSIEEKVWILRVLYETLDDLLSSEIKFRGEELLTLKKMLHKSKILTQEKSVLRKINVSQQQLRESDDTTSILDLTEELIRIFLRQAGWRNYDIIKNPYRHNYDRILQELKKVKKETTCDDLRECLKNEVKFILNELMELNKKIWALETKIKNDEKKIEGINQQIWSFQTHLKGKHCKKEASLFLVKERKPEYQYNSEYASEYYWEVGCGNLEYDSLDSFAALL from the exons ATGGATCGAAAAGAAGAGAATGAGTTTGACCAGAAACATGCATACAAGCAAGCGTTGCCATTTTGTATTGTCAAAATTTTTCCAAAAGATTCATTTAGAATGAACAATTGTAAGGAAGTATTAAGTTTGTTTCTGGAAAAGGATGATGAACAAAGTTTTCAGATATCTGAAAAGATCAGAAACAAAGTG TTGGGTCGAGAAAAGTTGTTTCAAAGGATAAACGATTCAAAGGACTCAATTGAATATATTAATAGAAGTATTGAAGAGAAAGTGTGGATCTTGAGAGTGCTATATGAAACACTTGATGATCTGCTGTCATCTGAAATAAAATTCAGAGGGGAAGAACTT TTGACATTGAAGAAGATGTTACACAAAAGCAAAATTTTGACTCAAGAAAAATCAGTCTTAAGGAAGATAAATGTGAGCCAGCAGCAGCTGAGAGAATCAGACGATACTACTTCAATTTTAGATTTGACTGAAGAACTTATTAGAATATTT TTACGTCAGGCAGGATGGAGGAACTACGACATTATTAAGAATCCTTACAGGCATAACTATGacagaattcttcaagaattgaaaaaagtgaaaaaggaGACCACATGTGATGACTTGAGAGAATGTTTGAAAAACGAAGTCAAG TTTATACTTAATGAGCTTATGGAGTTGAACAAGAAAATATGGGCACTagaaaccaaaattaaaaatgatgagaagaaaatagaagggatCAATCAGCAGATATGGTCTTTTCAAACGCATTTGAAAGGCAAGCACTGCAAAAAAGAAGCATCTCTTTTCCTTGTTAAGGAGCGAAAACCAGAATATCAATATAATTCAGAATATGCTTCAGAATATTATTGGGAGGTCGGATGTGGCAACTTGGAATATGATTCTTTGGACAGTTTCGCAGCCCTTCTTTAA